A genomic window from Glycine max cultivar Williams 82 chromosome 17, Glycine_max_v4.0, whole genome shotgun sequence includes:
- the LOC100775924 gene encoding protein kinase PINOID 2, which produces MLSAAPSMNTNTSVITAITTTRDEPDYDSSSSSITVPESSRSWMTNLSFGSRRRRSSVSVCSSTAESPHAKPHKANHAAWEAMRRLRRDKGQVGLDHFRLLRRLGSGDIGNVYLCQIRNPIVGLPQCFYAMKVVDREALAIRKKLQRAEMEKEILAMLDHPFLPTLYTEFDASHYSCLLMEFCPGGDLYAARQRQPGKRFSIASSKFYAAETLLALEYLHMMGIVYRDLKPENVLVREDGHIMLTDFDLSLKCDVVPKLLRSKTRLERSIKSTKRSMPACTAPMQPVLSCFLSSSRKKKKATVTTVIRENVEVEENDPELVAEPIDAKSKSFVGTHEYLAPEVILGQGHGSAVDWWTFGVFLYEMLYGRTPFKGENNEKTLVNILKQPLAFPRIVVGTSKEFEEMVNVQDLISKLLVKNPSKRIGSLMGSVEIKRHEFFKGVNWALIRAVRPPEVPSEMNKLRSRVLLPKLSKTDRDQPYQLRSHHFEYF; this is translated from the exons ATGTTATCAGCTGCACCCAGCATGAATACTAACACCTCTGTGATCACCGCCATCACCACCACACGGGACGAACCCGACTATGACAGCAGCTCCTCCTCGATTACGGTACCGGAATCAAGCAGGAGCTGGATGACCAACCTCAGCTTCGGCAGCCGGCGCCGCCGGAGCTCGGTCTCCGTCTGCTCCTCCACCGCGGAGAGCCCGCACGCAAAGCCCCACAAGGCGAACCATGCTGCATGGGAGGCGATGCGGCGGCTCAGGCGGGACAAGGGGCAGGTGGGGCTGGACCACTTCCGGCTGTTGCGCCGGCTGGGGAGCGGCGACATCGGGAACGTGTACCTTTGCCAGATAAGGAACCCCATTGTGGGGTTGCCGCAGTGCTTCTATGCCATGAAAGTGGTTGACAGAGAGGCACTTGCTATAAGGAAGAAGCTGCAGAGAGCGGAGATGGAGAAGGAGATTCTGGCCATGCTTGATCACCCTTTCTTGCCTACTTTGTATACTGAGTTTGACGCTTCTCATTACTCTTGCTTGCTCATGGAGTTCTGCCCCGGTGGAGACTTGTATGCTGCTCGCCAACGCCAGCCCGGGAAGCGCTTTTCCATAGCATCCTCTAA GTTTTATGCGGCTGAGACACTATTGGCACTGGAGTATCTTCACATGATGGGAATAGTGTACAGGGATTTGAAGCCAGAGAATGTTCTTGTGAGGGAGGATGGACACATTATGCTTACAGATTTTGATCTATCGCTGAAATGTGACGTTGTTCCCAAGCTGTTAAGGAGCAAGACCAGATTAGAACGCAGCATCAAGAGTACAAAGAGATCCATGCCAGCCTGCACTGCCCCCATGCAGCCTGTGCTGTCATGTTTCTTGTCATCatcaaggaagaaaaagaaagccaCTGTGACAACAGTTATAAGGGAAAATGTTGAGGTGGAAGAAAATGATCCAGAGCTGGTGGCTGAGCCCATTGATGCCAAGTCCAAGTCATTTGTGGGGACACATGAGTACTTGGCACCAGAAGTGATTCTGGGCCAAGGACATGGGAGTGCAGTGGATTGGTGGACATTTGGGGTGTTCTTGTATGAGATGTTATATGGTAGAACACCCTTCAAAGGTGAAAACAATGAGAAAACTCTCGTCAACATTTTGAAGCAGCCCTTGGCTTTCCCTAGAATTGTAGTTGGCACCAGCAAGGAGTTTGAAGAGATGGTGAACGTTCAAGACCTTATAAGCAAGTTGTTGGTGAAGAATCCTAGTAAGAGAATTGGAAGCCTCATGGGTTCTGTTGAGATCAAAAGGCATGAGTTCTTCAAAGGTGTAAATTGGGCCTTAATTAGAGCAGTTAGGCCCCCTGAGGTCCCTAGTGAAATGAACAAACTTAGGAGTAGGGTTTTGCTGCCAAAACTAAGCAAAACAGATAGGGATCAGCCTTATCAGCTTAGAAGTCATCATTTTGAATACTTCTAA